Proteins encoded by one window of Grus americana isolate bGruAme1 chromosome 7, bGruAme1.mat, whole genome shotgun sequence:
- the ADRA2A gene encoding alpha-2A adrenergic receptor, translated as MFNLERPFTERGHFFSSMEYQRQLEEEEGYLPPGTNGTFNDSGAGPGWGMPYPLHTTVTLISLAGLLMLFTVFGNVLVIIAVFTSRALKAPQNLFLVSLASADILVATLVIPFSLANEVMGYWYFGKVWCEIYLALDVLFCTSSIVHLCAISLDRYWSITQAIEYNLKRTPRRIKCIIFIVWVISAVISFPPLISIEKKSGQQADQGVAGCKINDEKWYIISSSIGSFFAPCLIMILVYMRIYQIAKRRTRVPPNKRAERPEKRQNGLTDKEDLPPTAQLNGEKAAGGGGGQEGEVNGIDMEETSSSEHQENNQCKKSERPSRGKTKTKLSQIKPGDSLPRKAEEERNTKGSRWRGRQNREKRFTFVLAVVIGVFVICWFPFFFTYTLMAVCKSCSVPDTLFKFFFWFGYCNSSLNPVIYTIFNHDFRRAFKRILCRIERKRIV; from the coding sequence ATGTTTAACCTGGAGCGCCCGTTCACGGAGAGGGGCCACTTCTTCTCCTCCATGGAGTACCAgcggcagctggaggaggaggagggctaCCTGCCTCCTGGCACCAACGGGACCTTCAACGACAGCGgtgccgggccgggctggggcaTGCCGTACCCCCTGCACACCACCGTCACCCTCATCAGCCTGGCGGGCTTGCTCATGCTCTTCACTGTCTTCGGCAACGTCCTGGTCATCATCGCCGTCTTCACTAGCCGGGCACTCAAGGCCCCCCAAAACCTGTTCCTGGTCTCTTTAGCCTCGGCCGACATTCTGGTGGCCACACTGGTCATCCCCTTCTCCCTGGCAAACGAGGTGATGGGGTATTGGTACTTCGGCAAAGTCTGGTGTGAGATCTACCTGGCCTTGGATGTGCTGTTCTGCACCTCCTCCATCGTGCACTTGTGTGCCATCAGCTTGGACCGTTACTGGTCCATCACACAAGCCATCGAGTACAACCTCAAGCGTACCCCGCGCCGCATCAAGTGCATCATCTTCATTGTCTGGGTCATCTCGGCCGTCATCTCCTTTCCGCCACTCATCTCCATAGAGAAGAAGAGCGGGCAGCAGGCTGACCAGGGGGTGGCAGGGTGCAAGATCAATGATGAGAAGTGGTACATCATCTCCTCTAGCATTGGTTCCTTCTTTGCCCCCTGCCTCATCATGATCCTGGTCTACATGCGCATCTACCAGATAGCCAAGAGGCGAACCAGGGTACCACCGAACAAGCGGGCAGAGCGCCCTGAGAAGAGGCAGAATGGCTTGACCGACAAGGAGGACCTGCCACCTACAGCTCAGCTGAATggagagaaggcagcaggaggtggcggtgggcaggagggagaggtcAACGGCATAGACATGGAGGAGACCTCTTCCTCTGAGCACCAGGAGAACAACCAGTGTAAGAAGTCAGAGAGACCGTCGAGGGGAAAGACCAAGACTAAACTGAGCCAGATTAAGCCTGGGGACAGTTTGCCCAGGAAGGcggaggaggagaggaacacCAAAGGGTCCCGGTGGAGGGGCAGGCAGAACCGGGAGAAGCGCTTCACCTTTGTGCTGGCGGTGGTGATCGGGGTCTTTGTCATCTGCTGGTTCCCCTTCTTCTTCACCTACACGCTGATGGCTGTCTgcaagagctgctctgtgcccgACACCCTCTTCAAGTTCTTCTTCTGGTTTGGTTACTGCAATAGCTCCTTGAACCCCGTCATCTATACCATTTTCAACCACGACTTCAGACGGGCCTTCAAAAGGATCCTCTGCAggatagagaggaaaaggattGTTTGA